In Halobaculum magnesiiphilum, the following proteins share a genomic window:
- a CDS encoding ABC transporter ATP-binding protein, with protein sequence MPPLELDGLTKYYGDVRGVEDLSFAVESGEVFGFLGPNGAGKTTTIRTLMGFQSPTAGTARVLGADVTDAGALRRARANVGFLPSEPSFDDRVSGRRILEYHAGLRGDVRSDELLELFDPPLDRDVGEYSRGNRQMLAIVIAFMHDPELVIMDEPTTGLDPLKQEQFHRFVRDERERGKTLFFSSHVLSEVRKVCDRVGIVRDGRLAALEDVEALLERSGKTVRVHAASPLAPEDVTLADAHDIEVTEAAAEADDGASTVSFTYTGAYDPLLDWLGGFDLRDLTIEEAPLEAVFMRFYDDGPDDGATVRGPTGAEAGESDDRERDADGDGPERDDHGDGSERGGRPAESTDA encoded by the coding sequence ATGCCGCCACTCGAACTCGACGGGCTGACGAAGTACTACGGGGACGTCCGCGGCGTCGAGGACCTCTCCTTCGCCGTCGAGTCCGGCGAGGTGTTCGGCTTCCTCGGTCCCAACGGCGCGGGGAAGACGACCACCATCAGGACGCTCATGGGCTTTCAGTCGCCGACCGCGGGCACCGCGCGGGTGCTCGGCGCCGACGTCACCGACGCCGGCGCGCTCCGGCGGGCACGCGCGAACGTCGGCTTCCTCCCGAGCGAGCCGTCGTTCGACGACCGCGTCAGCGGCCGGCGGATCCTCGAGTACCACGCCGGGCTCCGCGGCGACGTTCGAAGCGACGAGCTGCTGGAGCTGTTCGACCCGCCGCTCGACCGCGACGTGGGGGAGTACTCGCGCGGCAACCGGCAGATGCTCGCGATCGTGATCGCGTTCATGCACGACCCCGAGCTCGTGATCATGGACGAGCCGACCACCGGGCTCGACCCGCTGAAACAGGAGCAGTTCCACCGGTTCGTCCGCGACGAGCGCGAGCGCGGGAAGACGCTGTTCTTCTCCTCGCACGTGTTGAGCGAGGTCCGGAAGGTGTGCGACCGAGTCGGGATCGTCCGCGACGGACGCCTGGCGGCCCTGGAGGACGTCGAGGCGCTGCTCGAACGCAGCGGGAAGACCGTCCGCGTCCACGCCGCGAGCCCGCTCGCGCCCGAGGACGTGACGCTGGCGGACGCCCACGACATCGAGGTGACCGAGGCCGCCGCGGAGGCCGACGACGGCGCTTCGACGGTGTCGTTCACCTACACCGGCGCGTACGACCCGCTGCTCGACTGGCTCGGCGGGTTCGACCTGCGCGACCTGACCATCGAGGAGGCGCCGCTGGAGGCCGTGTTCATGCGCTTTTACGACGACGGCCCGGACGACGGCGCGACGGTCCGCGGGCCGACCGGGGCCGAAGCCGGTGAATCCGACGACCGCGAGCGCGACGCCGACGGTGACGGTCCGGAGCGCGACGACCACGGCGACGGATCCGAGCGCGGGGGACGCCCCGCGGAGTCCACCGATGCTTGA